The proteins below are encoded in one region of Conexivisphaerales archaeon:
- a CDS encoding NADH-quinone oxidoreductase subunit C gives MKDEELLQRVKEKLPTAVIADKNRIKATVKPEELHLSCEALYSLGFNYLHTIAATDYPDKQEFEVNYIIGSMEDDKRNNVVMLITRIPKSRPTLPTVSDVWAAAKLEEREEWEMLGINFEGNDELQKLYLPEDWNEIPPLLKEYKLRRWVDEERERHGLIFERIEHEH, from the coding sequence ATGAAAGATGAAGAGCTCCTGCAGAGAGTGAAGGAGAAGCTGCCTACAGCAGTAATAGCAGATAAGAACAGGATAAAGGCTACAGTCAAACCTGAAGAATTGCATCTATCGTGCGAAGCTCTCTATTCTCTCGGGTTCAACTACCTTCACACAATAGCTGCAACAGACTACCCTGATAAGCAGGAATTTGAGGTGAATTACATAATAGGGAGCATGGAAGATGACAAGAGGAATAACGTTGTAATGCTTATAACAAGAATACCGAAGTCAAGACCCACACTTCCAACTGTCAGCGACGTCTGGGCTGCAGCGAAGCTGGAGGAGAGGGAGGAATGGGAGATGCTTGGCATCAACTTCGAAGGAAACGATGAGCTTCAGAAGCTTTACCTGCCAGAAGACTGGAACGAGATTCCACCGCTCCTGAAGGAGTACAAGCTGAGGAGATGGGTCGACGAAGAAAGGGAGAGGCATGGTCTGATATTCGAGAGGATAGAACATGAGCATTAA